A window of Candidatus Pantoea floridensis contains these coding sequences:
- the napF gene encoding ferredoxin-type protein NapF, with protein sequence MALSRRELFTGQRVAPADGIPLPWWRGESGCDGCGKCVTACETQIVRLSRGEIPQLDFRQGECTFCGACAEACPQPLFHARETEPFSQRIRIDNRCITFLGVNCRSCQESCEQQAIRFHLMPNGVAQPETLPQHCTGCGACIAPCPVSATGLHHEP encoded by the coding sequence ATGGCGTTGTCGCGACGCGAACTTTTTACCGGGCAGCGCGTAGCGCCTGCTGACGGCATCCCTTTACCCTGGTGGCGGGGGGAGAGCGGTTGTGATGGCTGTGGCAAATGCGTTACGGCCTGCGAAACGCAGATCGTCCGGCTTAGCCGCGGAGAAATACCCCAGCTCGATTTTCGACAGGGCGAATGTACTTTTTGCGGCGCCTGCGCCGAAGCCTGCCCACAGCCGCTGTTCCATGCCCGTGAAACGGAGCCCTTTTCACAGCGCATTCGCATTGATAACCGCTGCATCACTTTTCTTGGCGTCAACTGCCGCAGTTGCCAGGAGAGCTGCGAACAGCAAGCGATTCGTTTCCACCTGATGCCCAACGGTGTCGCACAGCCTGAAACCCTGCCGCAGCATTGCACCGGCTGTGGCGCCTGCATTGCGCCTTGCCCGGTTTCAGCCACAGGATTACACCATGAACCATGA
- a CDS encoding chaperone NapD, producing MNHEKSWHVCGLVIQARPASIPAVKDALLAFADCDIAAEDAARGTLAVTLGAADSAALLRNIEESRNIPDVLAVSLVYHQQDEIEEPCKEAS from the coding sequence ATGAACCATGAAAAAAGTTGGCACGTCTGCGGCCTGGTGATTCAGGCGCGGCCTGCGTCCATACCTGCCGTAAAAGACGCGCTGCTGGCCTTTGCAGATTGTGACATCGCGGCCGAAGACGCTGCGCGCGGCACCCTGGCCGTCACGCTCGGTGCGGCAGATAGCGCCGCCCTGCTACGCAATATTGAAGAGAGCCGCAACATTCCCGATGTGTTGGCGGTATCGCTGGTTTATCACCAGCAAGACGAAATTGAAGAACCTTGTAAGGAAGCATCATGA
- a CDS encoding response regulator, with the protein MANPSLTIMIVDDHPLMRRGIRQLLALEPRLEVVAEANNGTEALAEARRLSPDVILLDLNMKGMSGLDTLKALRNEGIAARILILTVSDARNDIYAMVDAGADGYLLKDSEPELLLAQIMRGAKGENVFSETVADYLTTRQPTSNPFKQLTERELDVLQEVARGLSNKEIATTLHISEETVKVHIRNLLRKLDVRSRVAATVLWLESRNV; encoded by the coding sequence ATGGCCAACCCTTCCCTGACAATTATGATCGTTGACGATCATCCGCTGATGCGCCGCGGTATCCGCCAGCTTCTGGCGCTGGAGCCACGCCTGGAAGTGGTGGCCGAGGCGAATAATGGCACCGAAGCGCTGGCAGAAGCGCGTCGGCTATCACCCGATGTCATCCTGCTGGACCTCAATATGAAAGGCATGTCCGGGCTGGATACGCTGAAAGCCCTGCGTAACGAAGGCATTGCCGCACGCATTTTGATATTAACGGTTTCCGATGCGCGCAATGATATTTACGCCATGGTGGATGCCGGCGCCGACGGTTATCTGCTGAAAGACAGTGAACCTGAGCTGTTACTGGCGCAGATCATGCGGGGAGCCAAAGGTGAGAATGTATTTAGCGAAACGGTCGCCGACTACCTCACCACGCGCCAGCCAACCTCGAATCCGTTTAAGCAGCTCACCGAACGCGAGCTGGATGTGCTGCAGGAAGTGGCGCGCGGCTTGTCGAACAAAGAGATCGCAACAACCCTGCATATCTCCGAAGAGACGGTAAAAGTGCATATTCGCAATCTGCTGCGCAAGCTGGACGTGCGCTCGCGCGTGGCCGCCACGGTATTGTGGCTGGAGAGCCGTAATGTGTAG
- the ansP gene encoding L-asparagine permease: MKSIKKTAAEQRAAKRRWLNSHDSGYHKAMGNRQVQMIAIGGAIGTGLFLGAGARLQMAGPALALVYLVCGIFSFFILRALGELVLHRPSSGSFVSYAREFLGEKASYVAGWMYFVNWAMTGIVDITAVALYMHYWGAFGDVPQWVFALGALAIVGTMNMIGVKWFAEMEFWFALVKVLAIVVFLIVGVVFLGTGKPLDGNTTGFHLITDNGGFFPHGLLPALVLVQGVVFAFASIELVGTAAGECKDPKTMLPKAINSVIWRIGLFYVGSVVLLVLLLPWNAYQAGQSPFVTFFSKLGVPYIGSVMNIVVLSAALSSLNSGLYSTGRILRSMSMGGSAPQFMSKMSKQQVPFAGILVTIAVYVIGVVLNYYVPSQVFEIVLNVASLGIISSWGFIVVCQMRLRKAIKEGKAEDVSFKLPWAPFTSWLTLLFLVSVLVLMAFDYPNGTYTIASIPLIAVVLILGWFGVRKRVNAEAMKEHEHHADDQDDAPHKLADDNAR; this comes from the coding sequence ATGAAATCAATTAAAAAAACCGCAGCCGAACAACGCGCTGCGAAAAGACGCTGGCTCAACTCCCACGACAGCGGTTACCACAAAGCGATGGGTAACCGTCAGGTACAGATGATCGCCATCGGCGGTGCCATCGGTACCGGTCTGTTCCTCGGTGCTGGCGCGCGCCTGCAAATGGCCGGTCCAGCACTGGCATTGGTTTATCTGGTGTGCGGTATATTCTCCTTCTTTATCCTCCGTGCGTTGGGCGAGTTGGTATTGCATCGTCCTTCCAGCGGCAGTTTTGTCTCTTATGCGCGTGAATTCCTTGGGGAAAAAGCGTCTTACGTGGCAGGCTGGATGTACTTCGTAAACTGGGCAATGACCGGTATCGTCGATATCACCGCGGTCGCGCTGTATATGCACTATTGGGGCGCGTTTGGCGATGTGCCGCAGTGGGTGTTTGCCCTTGGCGCATTGGCGATTGTCGGTACCATGAACATGATCGGCGTGAAGTGGTTTGCCGAGATGGAGTTCTGGTTCGCACTGGTGAAAGTGCTGGCTATCGTGGTGTTCCTGATCGTGGGTGTGGTGTTCCTCGGTACCGGTAAACCGCTGGACGGCAACACCACCGGTTTCCATCTGATCACCGATAACGGCGGCTTCTTCCCGCATGGCTTGCTGCCCGCGCTGGTGCTGGTGCAGGGCGTGGTATTCGCTTTCGCCTCAATTGAGCTGGTGGGGACCGCGGCGGGAGAGTGTAAAGACCCGAAAACCATGCTGCCGAAAGCCATCAACAGCGTGATCTGGCGTATCGGCCTGTTCTACGTCGGTTCAGTCGTGCTGCTAGTGCTGCTGCTGCCGTGGAATGCCTACCAGGCGGGGCAAAGTCCGTTTGTAACGTTCTTCTCCAAGCTGGGCGTGCCTTATATCGGAAGCGTGATGAACATTGTGGTGCTGAGCGCCGCACTGTCGAGCCTGAACTCGGGCCTCTATTCCACCGGACGTATTCTGCGCTCCATGTCGATGGGCGGTTCTGCGCCACAGTTTATGTCGAAGATGAGTAAGCAGCAGGTACCGTTCGCCGGCATCCTGGTGACCATCGCCGTCTACGTCATCGGCGTGGTGCTGAACTATTACGTCCCTTCACAGGTATTTGAAATCGTTCTGAACGTGGCATCACTCGGCATCATCTCGTCGTGGGGCTTCATCGTGGTGTGCCAGATGCGTCTGCGCAAAGCGATTAAAGAGGGCAAAGCGGAGGACGTCAGCTTCAAGCTGCCCTGGGCGCCGTTCACCTCGTGGCTAACGCTGCTGTTTCTTGTGAGCGTTTTAGTGCTGATGGCGTTCGATTATCCCAACGGCACGTACACCATTGCCTCGATTCCACTGATTGCCGTGGTGCTGATCCTTGGCTGGTTTGGCGTGCGTAAACGCGTCAATGCCGAAGCCATGAAAGAGCATGAACATCATGCTGACGATCAGGATGATGCACCGCATAAGCTGGCGGACGATAACGCGCGTTAA
- a CDS encoding YdgH/BhsA/McbA-like domain containing protein, whose product MKTRYAILTAALLATASFSTLAAEPLSAAQAQNLQSAGTVSISGVRGSLDDATRHLSQKAQEQGASSYRVIGLQTPGDSSLWSGTAEIYR is encoded by the coding sequence ATGAAGACACGTTATGCCATTCTGACCGCCGCACTGCTGGCCACCGCCAGTTTCTCGACGCTGGCGGCTGAGCCGTTAAGTGCCGCGCAAGCGCAAAACCTGCAAAGCGCAGGCACCGTTTCTATAAGCGGTGTGCGCGGTTCGCTGGATGATGCAACGCGCCATCTGTCGCAAAAAGCGCAAGAGCAGGGTGCCAGCAGCTATCGCGTTATTGGCCTGCAAACCCCAGGTGATTCAAGCCTGTGGAGCGGTACCGCAGAGATTTACCGTTAA
- the acrD gene encoding multidrug efflux RND transporter permease AcrD, translated as MSNFFIDRPIFAWVLSILLCLCGTLAIISLPIEQYPDLAPPNVRITANYPGASAETLENTVTQVIEQNMTGIDNLMYMSSNSSNTGQAQITLTFTAGTNPDEARQQVQNQLQSALRKLPAAVQSQGVTVNKTGDSNILMIAFVSTDGSMDKQDISDYVASNIQDPLSRIDGVGQVDAYGSQYAMRIWLDPNKLIAYALTTEDVVSAIESQNTQVAVGQVGGLPSVDKQALNATVNAQSMLQTPEQFKAVTLKTNSDGSVVTLGDVANVAMGAEKYDFLSRYNGQAASGLGIKLASGANEMNTDKLVRARIAELSHYFPHGLEAKVAYETTPFVKASITDVVKTLLEAILLVFLVMYLFLQNFRATLIPTIAVPVVLLGTFAVLYAFGYSINTLTMFAMVLAIGLLVDDAIVVVENVERIMSEEGLSPRAATRKSMGQIQGALVGIALVLSAVFVPMAFFGGTVGAIYRQFSITIVSAMVLSVLVAMILTPALCSTLLKPLAQGHHHGRSGFFGWFNRTFNASAERYERGVAKILLKGGRWLLLYLAIIGVMAFLFIRLPTSFLPLEDRGVFLTQVQLPAGATLEQTSDVVAKVENYYMTSEKDNVLSVFSTIGAGPGGNGQNVARLFVRLKDWEARPGSDRTSFAIIERATKAFHKIKEARVIASSPPAITGMGSSSGFDMELQDHGGIGHTQLMAMRDKLLELADSNPSLSRVRHNGLDDSPQLQIDVDQRKAQALGVSLDTINDTLTTAWGSTYVNDFLDRGRVKKVYVQAAAEFRMLPEDVNKWYVRNNSGGMVPFSAFATSHWETGSPRLERYNGYSSLEIVGEAANGVSSGTAMDVMEKLVGQLPLGVGFQWTGASYQERLSGSQAPALYAISLLVVFLCLAALYESWSIPFSVMLVVPLGVVGALVATWLRGLENDVYFQVGLLTVIGLSAKNAILIVEFANEINSKGRELLESTLEASRQRLRPILMTSLAFIFGVLPMAISSGAGSGSQHAVGTGVMGGMISATVLAIFFVPLFFVVVRRRFPLKEKPHD; from the coding sequence ATGTCGAATTTTTTTATCGACCGCCCCATTTTTGCCTGGGTTCTGTCTATTTTGCTCTGCCTGTGCGGCACGCTAGCGATCATCTCGCTGCCGATTGAGCAGTATCCCGATCTCGCGCCGCCTAACGTGCGTATCACCGCGAACTATCCCGGGGCATCGGCGGAGACGCTGGAAAATACCGTCACGCAGGTTATCGAACAGAACATGACCGGTATCGATAACCTGATGTACATGTCCTCGAACAGCAGCAATACCGGCCAGGCTCAAATCACTCTCACCTTTACGGCCGGTACCAATCCCGACGAAGCGCGTCAGCAGGTCCAGAACCAGCTGCAAAGTGCGCTGCGCAAACTACCCGCGGCGGTACAATCACAGGGCGTGACGGTAAATAAAACCGGTGATAGCAACATCCTGATGATTGCCTTTGTCTCGACCGACGGCAGTATGGACAAGCAGGATATTTCAGATTATGTCGCCAGTAACATTCAGGATCCGCTGAGCCGCATTGACGGTGTGGGCCAGGTGGATGCCTACGGTTCGCAATATGCGATGCGTATCTGGCTCGATCCTAACAAGCTGATTGCCTATGCGCTGACGACTGAAGACGTGGTCAGCGCCATTGAATCACAGAACACTCAGGTAGCGGTGGGCCAGGTGGGCGGGTTGCCGTCGGTGGACAAGCAGGCGCTTAACGCCACGGTAAATGCGCAATCGATGCTGCAAACGCCCGAGCAGTTCAAAGCGGTGACGCTGAAAACCAACAGCGATGGCTCAGTGGTAACGCTGGGCGACGTGGCGAACGTGGCGATGGGCGCGGAGAAATATGACTTCCTTAGCCGCTACAATGGCCAGGCGGCTTCCGGGCTCGGTATAAAGCTGGCCTCTGGCGCCAACGAGATGAACACCGACAAGCTGGTCCGCGCGCGCATCGCGGAGCTTTCACACTACTTCCCGCACGGGCTGGAAGCTAAAGTCGCCTATGAAACCACGCCGTTCGTTAAAGCCTCAATTACGGACGTGGTAAAAACCCTGCTGGAAGCCATCCTGCTGGTGTTCCTGGTGATGTATCTGTTCCTGCAAAATTTCCGCGCCACGCTGATTCCTACCATTGCGGTGCCGGTGGTGCTGCTTGGCACCTTTGCGGTGCTCTACGCCTTTGGCTACAGCATCAATACGCTCACCATGTTCGCCATGGTACTCGCCATCGGCTTGCTGGTGGATGATGCCATCGTGGTGGTGGAAAACGTTGAGCGCATCATGAGCGAAGAAGGCCTTTCACCGCGCGCGGCGACGCGCAAATCGATGGGACAGATTCAGGGTGCGCTGGTGGGCATTGCGCTGGTGCTGTCGGCGGTATTTGTACCGATGGCGTTCTTTGGCGGCACGGTGGGCGCGATCTATCGTCAATTCTCAATCACCATTGTTTCGGCAATGGTGCTGTCGGTATTGGTGGCGATGATTCTCACGCCCGCGCTTTGTTCGACGCTGCTGAAACCGCTGGCGCAGGGCCATCATCATGGCCGCAGCGGCTTCTTCGGCTGGTTCAACCGTACATTCAACGCCAGCGCGGAGCGCTATGAGCGCGGCGTGGCAAAAATTCTACTGAAAGGCGGGCGCTGGCTGTTGCTCTATCTCGCCATTATCGGCGTGATGGCGTTTCTGTTTATTCGCCTGCCAACCTCCTTCCTGCCGCTGGAAGACCGCGGCGTGTTTCTGACGCAGGTGCAATTACCCGCCGGTGCCACTCTGGAGCAAACCTCAGACGTGGTGGCAAAAGTCGAAAATTACTACATGACCAGCGAGAAAGATAACGTGCTCTCGGTGTTCTCAACCATCGGTGCCGGTCCTGGCGGCAACGGACAGAACGTAGCGCGCCTGTTTGTGCGGTTGAAAGATTGGGAAGCACGTCCAGGCAGCGATCGCACCTCTTTCGCGATCATCGAACGGGCAACGAAAGCTTTCCACAAGATTAAAGAAGCGCGCGTGATTGCCAGCAGTCCGCCAGCAATTACCGGCATGGGTAGCTCATCGGGCTTCGACATGGAATTGCAGGATCACGGCGGCATCGGGCATACCCAGCTAATGGCGATGCGCGATAAATTGCTGGAGCTGGCGGACAGCAATCCGTCGCTGTCGCGCGTGCGTCACAACGGCCTTGATGACAGTCCACAGTTACAGATCGATGTCGATCAGCGTAAAGCGCAGGCGCTCGGCGTATCGCTGGATACCATCAACGACACCTTAACCACCGCGTGGGGTTCAACCTACGTTAATGACTTCCTCGATCGCGGACGCGTTAAGAAGGTTTATGTACAGGCCGCGGCAGAGTTCCGTATGCTGCCGGAAGATGTGAATAAGTGGTATGTGCGCAACAACAGCGGCGGCATGGTGCCCTTCTCGGCCTTCGCCACCAGCCATTGGGAAACCGGTTCGCCGCGTCTGGAACGTTACAACGGATATTCTTCACTGGAGATTGTTGGCGAGGCGGCAAACGGCGTCAGCAGCGGCACGGCGATGGACGTCATGGAAAAACTGGTCGGGCAGTTACCGCTGGGCGTAGGCTTCCAGTGGACTGGCGCATCCTATCAGGAACGCTTGTCCGGCTCGCAGGCGCCGGCGCTCTATGCCATTTCGCTGCTGGTGGTGTTCCTGTGTCTGGCGGCCTTATATGAGAGCTGGTCGATTCCTTTCTCGGTGATGCTGGTGGTGCCGCTCGGCGTCGTGGGCGCACTGGTGGCGACATGGCTGCGCGGACTGGAGAACGACGTTTATTTCCAGGTGGGATTGCTCACCGTTATCGGCCTTTCGGCAAAGAATGCCATTCTGATTGTAGAATTTGCCAATGAGATCAACAGTAAAGGCCGGGAACTGCTGGAATCGACGCTGGAAGCCTCACGTCAACGTCTGCGCCCGATTTTGATGACTTCGCTGGCGTTTATCTTTGGCGTATTGCCGATGGCGATCAGCAGCGGCGCAGGCTCCGGCAGCCAGCACGCGGTGGGTACCGGTGTAATGGGGGGGATGATCTCGGCCACCGTATTGGCTATCTTCTTCGTGCCGCTGTTCTTCGTGGTGGTCCGCCGAAGATTCCCGCTGAAAGAGAAGCCGCACGATTAG
- the napA gene encoding nitrate reductase catalytic subunit NapA, which translates to MSISRRDFMKANAAAAAATAAGLTIPTVTKAATSLVSPIRWEKAPCRFCGTGCGVLVGTQDGRVVASQGDPQAEVNRGLNCIKGYFLPKIMYGKDRLTQPLLRMTDGKFAKDGEFTPVSWDQAFDIMEEKFKAALKANGPDSVGMFGSGQWTVWEGYAASKLMKAGFRTNNLDPNARHCMASAVVGFMRTFGMDEPMGCYDDIEQADAFVLWGSNMAEMHPILWSRITARRLSSDNVKVAVLSTYRHRSFELADNGMVFTPQSDLAILNFIANYIIKNNKVDKTFLQNHVTLRKGVTDIGYGLRPTDPRQASAKNPDSGESTPMSFDEFAKFVSEYTVEKASAMSGVEQDQLIALAELYADPKVNVVSYWTMGFNQHTRGVWANNLCYNLHLLTGKISRPGTGPFSLTGQPSACGTAREVGTFSHRLPADMVVNNDKHRATAEKLWKLPQGTVPAKIGLHAVAQDRALKDGKLNAYWVMCNNNMQAGPNLTQERMPGWRDERNFIVVSDPYPTVSALSADLILPTAMWVEKEGAYGNAERRTQFWHQQVKAPGEAKSDLWQLVNFSKRFKVAEVWPQALIAQNPELHDKTLFDVLYANGQVNQFPLSEVADDQLNDEAREFGFYIQKGLFEEYASFGRGHGHDLAPFDAYHQARGLRWPVVDGKETRWRYREGYDSYVKAGEGVRFYGKPDGKATIFALPYEAPAESPDDEYDLWFCTGRVLEHWHTGTMTRRVPELHRAVPQALLYMHPLDAKDRDFRRGEKVRVMSRRGETLATVETRGRNQPPKGLVFMPFFDAGVLANNVTLDATDPLSKQTDYKKCAVKLVKI; encoded by the coding sequence ATGAGCATAAGTCGTCGTGATTTTATGAAGGCCAATGCTGCGGCTGCAGCTGCAACGGCTGCAGGACTCACTATTCCCACCGTCACTAAAGCCGCGACCTCGCTGGTATCGCCGATTCGCTGGGAAAAAGCACCGTGCCGCTTCTGCGGTACCGGCTGTGGCGTGCTGGTTGGCACCCAGGATGGCCGTGTGGTGGCCTCACAGGGCGACCCGCAGGCAGAAGTGAATCGTGGATTAAACTGCATCAAAGGCTATTTTCTGCCGAAGATCATGTATGGAAAAGATCGTCTGACTCAGCCGCTACTGCGCATGACCGACGGTAAATTTGCTAAAGACGGCGAATTCACCCCGGTGAGCTGGGATCAAGCCTTCGATATTATGGAAGAGAAGTTCAAAGCGGCGCTGAAAGCCAACGGCCCGGATTCGGTCGGCATGTTCGGGTCTGGCCAGTGGACGGTATGGGAAGGCTATGCGGCGTCCAAGCTGATGAAAGCCGGTTTCCGCACCAACAATCTCGATCCGAATGCGCGTCACTGCATGGCATCGGCGGTGGTGGGCTTTATGCGCACCTTCGGCATGGACGAGCCGATGGGGTGCTATGACGACATTGAGCAGGCCGATGCTTTCGTGCTGTGGGGCTCCAACATGGCGGAGATGCACCCGATTCTCTGGTCGCGCATCACCGCACGCCGTCTGAGCAGTGACAATGTCAAAGTCGCGGTCTTGTCGACATACCGTCATCGCAGCTTCGAGCTGGCTGATAACGGTATGGTATTCACGCCCCAGAGCGATCTGGCGATCCTCAACTTCATTGCCAACTACATTATTAAGAACAACAAGGTCGATAAGACCTTCCTGCAGAATCACGTCACGCTGCGTAAAGGCGTCACCGATATCGGTTACGGTTTACGTCCAACCGATCCGCGTCAGGCCTCGGCGAAAAATCCCGACAGCGGCGAATCGACGCCGATGAGCTTTGATGAGTTTGCCAAATTCGTCTCGGAATACACGGTAGAAAAAGCCAGTGCCATGAGCGGCGTTGAGCAGGATCAGCTGATCGCGCTGGCTGAGCTGTACGCCGATCCGAAAGTCAACGTGGTGTCGTACTGGACCATGGGCTTCAACCAGCATACGCGCGGCGTGTGGGCGAACAACCTGTGTTACAACCTGCACTTGCTAACCGGCAAAATCTCGCGTCCGGGCACCGGTCCATTCTCGCTCACCGGCCAGCCGTCGGCGTGCGGTACGGCACGTGAGGTGGGCACCTTCTCACACCGTTTACCGGCTGACATGGTGGTCAACAATGACAAACACCGCGCCACGGCGGAGAAATTGTGGAAGCTGCCGCAGGGCACCGTACCGGCCAAAATCGGTTTGCATGCGGTAGCGCAGGATCGCGCGCTAAAAGATGGCAAGCTCAACGCTTATTGGGTGATGTGTAACAATAATATGCAGGCCGGGCCAAACCTGACGCAGGAGCGTATGCCAGGCTGGCGTGATGAGCGCAACTTTATCGTGGTCTCCGATCCTTACCCAACCGTGAGCGCGCTGTCAGCCGATCTGATTCTGCCAACCGCCATGTGGGTGGAGAAAGAGGGCGCCTACGGCAACGCCGAGCGTCGTACGCAATTCTGGCATCAGCAGGTGAAAGCGCCGGGCGAGGCGAAATCCGACCTATGGCAGCTGGTGAATTTCTCCAAACGTTTCAAGGTTGCTGAAGTCTGGCCGCAAGCGCTGATCGCGCAGAATCCAGAACTGCATGATAAAACGCTGTTTGACGTGCTGTACGCCAACGGCCAGGTCAATCAGTTCCCGCTGAGCGAAGTGGCGGATGACCAGCTGAATGATGAAGCGCGCGAGTTCGGCTTCTATATCCAGAAAGGTCTGTTCGAAGAGTATGCCAGCTTTGGTCGCGGCCACGGCCACGATCTCGCGCCGTTCGATGCTTACCATCAGGCGCGCGGTCTGCGCTGGCCGGTAGTGGATGGCAAAGAGACGCGCTGGCGCTATCGCGAAGGCTACGACAGCTATGTTAAAGCTGGCGAAGGCGTGCGTTTCTACGGTAAGCCGGATGGCAAAGCGACCATTTTCGCTCTGCCATATGAAGCCCCGGCGGAATCACCGGACGATGAGTACGATCTGTGGTTCTGTACCGGTCGCGTGTTGGAGCATTGGCACACCGGCACCATGACGCGCCGCGTGCCGGAGCTGCATCGTGCGGTGCCGCAGGCGTTGCTTTACATGCATCCGCTGGATGCTAAAGACCGCGATTTCCGTCGCGGTGAAAAAGTGCGCGTAATGTCACGTCGTGGTGAAACCCTTGCTACCGTCGAGACGCGTGGTCGTAATCAGCCGCCAAAAGGACTGGTGTTTATGCCGTTCTTCGATGCTGGCGTGCTGGCAAATAACGTCACGCTGGACGCTACCGATCCGCTGTCGAAGCAGACCGATTACAAAAAATGCGCCGTCAAGCTGGTTAAAATTTAA
- the narQ gene encoding nitrate/nitrite two-component system sensor histidine kinase NarQ, whose amino-acid sequence MIVKRPVTRTIARALGMIVLLSLLTSGLALMTLSSSLRDAEAVNVAGSLRMQIYRLAWDSARDPQQLAHHMALYQQTLESPALQHLERPWVPLEVSSRYRYLRDSWPMLQQTLQPERAQVYQQHVAGYVSEIDRFVLAVQHYAELKMHLVAASSLFGFLAIVALALSTIRFIRRNVVRPLNTLVTASHSVEQANFTFPALPVEQPNELGVLAQAFTTMAERLHSHYRLLECAVREKTEDLTQANRTLSLLYESSQILTSSPPNPELFQGLLRLVQRREALTVLQITSEGIEFQAGVAADDLSWQRLALMQEDQTLGELRWQTRRAPPADELMQSLANMLARALWIWQTQKQYQQMLLIEERATIARELHDSLAQSLSFLRIQLALLRRNVDGTQPQAQAIIADFDRALSEAYQQLRELLTTFRLTIEQADLVQAMQAMIAPLQEQSQAVIEFDYQPGLQMLDAQQQVHVLQIAREALLNAIRHAQAQNIHIRYQRVADEDHLLTIDDDGCGIPSLEEPPGHYGLTIMAERAARLSGTLSITPQTQGTRVTLRFPPRPAHRLS is encoded by the coding sequence GTGATTGTGAAACGTCCCGTTACTCGCACTATTGCCCGCGCATTGGGCATGATTGTGCTGCTGTCGCTGTTGACCTCCGGACTGGCGCTGATGACGCTCTCCAGCAGCCTGCGCGATGCTGAAGCCGTAAATGTTGCCGGTTCGCTGCGTATGCAGATTTATCGTCTCGCATGGGATAGCGCGCGCGATCCGCAACAATTGGCACATCACATGGCGCTCTACCAGCAAACGCTGGAATCCCCGGCATTACAACATCTGGAACGCCCGTGGGTACCGCTGGAAGTCAGCAGTCGCTATCGTTATCTGCGGGATAGCTGGCCGATGTTGCAACAAACGCTGCAGCCTGAACGTGCACAAGTTTATCAGCAACATGTCGCTGGCTATGTCAGCGAAATCGACCGTTTTGTGCTGGCGGTGCAGCATTACGCCGAACTGAAAATGCACCTGGTGGCGGCCAGTAGTTTGTTTGGCTTTTTAGCTATTGTCGCGCTGGCGCTATCGACGATTCGTTTTATTCGCCGCAATGTGGTGCGTCCTCTCAATACGCTAGTGACCGCCAGCCACTCTGTCGAGCAGGCGAATTTCACCTTTCCCGCCCTGCCGGTGGAACAGCCAAATGAACTTGGCGTACTGGCGCAGGCATTTACTACCATGGCGGAACGCCTGCATTCCCACTATCGCCTGCTGGAGTGCGCGGTGCGGGAGAAAACCGAAGATCTCACTCAGGCCAACCGCACGCTGTCACTGTTATATGAAAGCTCACAAATCCTCACCAGTAGCCCACCCAATCCAGAACTGTTTCAGGGTTTGCTACGGCTGGTGCAGCGCCGTGAAGCGCTGACGGTGCTGCAAATTACCAGCGAAGGTATTGAGTTTCAGGCGGGTGTGGCGGCGGACGACCTCAGCTGGCAGCGTCTCGCCTTAATGCAGGAAGATCAGACCTTAGGTGAATTGCGCTGGCAAACTCGCCGCGCCCCCCCGGCCGACGAGTTAATGCAGAGCCTGGCGAATATGCTGGCTCGTGCGCTGTGGATCTGGCAGACGCAAAAACAGTATCAACAGATGCTGTTAATAGAAGAACGCGCCACCATCGCGCGCGAATTACACGACTCGCTGGCCCAATCGCTCTCCTTCCTGCGCATCCAGCTGGCGCTGCTGCGACGTAATGTTGATGGCACTCAGCCCCAGGCGCAGGCGATTATTGCCGATTTTGATCGCGCGTTGTCAGAAGCTTATCAGCAACTGCGCGAGCTGCTCACCACCTTCCGTCTGACTATTGAACAAGCGGATTTGGTTCAGGCGATGCAGGCGATGATCGCACCGCTGCAAGAGCAGTCGCAGGCGGTAATCGAGTTCGATTATCAACCCGGTCTGCAAATGCTCGATGCCCAGCAGCAGGTGCATGTGCTGCAGATTGCACGCGAAGCGCTGTTGAATGCTATTCGCCACGCACAGGCGCAGAATATTCATATTCGCTACCAGCGTGTCGCTGATGAGGACCACCTGCTGACTATTGATGACGATGGCTGCGGCATTCCTAGCCTTGAAGAGCCGCCGGGACATTACGGCCTGACCATCATGGCAGAACGCGCCGCACGGCTTTCCGGTACGCTATCGATCACCCCGCAGACGCAAGGTACGCGCGTCACGCTGCGTTTTCCGCCGCGTCCAGCGCACCGGCTGAGTTAA